Proteins encoded together in one Cuculus canorus isolate bCucCan1 chromosome 33, bCucCan1.pri, whole genome shotgun sequence window:
- the LOC104066258 gene encoding zinc finger protein 70 yields MASPPPPPPAPPFSPPLSPVSTEVEPLDLPDTNGVDPVSPHHWRRCCSLGAGRSCQREEGEDEGASLCHPVPAELRPCRRKHRLGLKPESNRIPMGESGDEPGPSRGKRLRLVWGRNFGVREAVAAPRGGEEEEERRSGSCEEEEEERRSGSCEEEEEDRRSRSCSPVLPLPDDPHPKPDFVQLIDERGIYSTAKLVLGGAAGDLEEVTVGLPGHSKRGTSGVGDLEIREVIVDEKPFQCGVCEKAFKRAWELFSHEVVHNEERPFRCDLCQASFKRHSDFKSHRLVHTEERPFRCELCGKRFKRSSNLQEHRRIHSGERPFRCPRCAKSFKTPYELQRHALTHCSEKPFKCADCGKDFPTSNALLLHQRQHCDDKPHVCGVCGKKFTYGHSLKVHERVHTGDRPFVCPLCGKGFKQSNALSSHERVHTGERPFVCKTCGKAFKQSSYLVIHERAHTGERPYKCEACGKAFARPSLLLQHHRVHSQERPYKCSFCHKFFKDLAYLAVHEKVHTGETPYKCSVCEKGFAHPSNLLQHQRVHRDG; encoded by the coding sequence AtggcttctcctcctcctccgccccccgcgccccccttTTCACCACCGCTCTCCCCTGTTTCCACTGAAGTGGAGCCACTAGACCTTCCGGACACAAACGGAGTGGATCCGGTTTCTCCACATCACTGGCGCCGCTGCTGCTCCCTCGGTGCCGGTAGATCCTGCCAGAGGGAGGAAGGTGAGGATGAAGGAGCTTCCCTGTGCCACCCGGTACCAGCAGAGCTGCGCCCATGCCGGCGGAAGCACCGATTGGGTCTCAAACCAGAGTCAAACCGGATTCCCATGGGGGAGAGCGGCGATGAGCCGGGACCGTCGCGAGGGAAGAGGCTACGGTTGGTTTGGGGTCGGAACTTTGGTGTGAGGGAGGCGGTGGCAGCACCGCGGGGcggtgaggaggaggaggagagaaggtcCGGCTCCtgcgaggaggaggaagaagagagaaggtCCGGGTCctgcgaggaggaggaggaggacagaagGTCCAGATCCTGCTCTCCTGTCCTGCCCCTTCCTGATGATCCCCACCCCAAACCAGACTTCGTGCAGCTCATTGACGAGCGTGGCATCTACTCCACGGCCAAACTGGTGCTGGGTGGAGCAGCGGGTGACTTGGAGGAGGTGAcggtggggcttccaggccacTCCAAGCGTGGGACGAGCGGTGTGGGTGACCTGGAGATCCGGGAGGTCATCGTGGATGAGAAACCCTTCCAGTGCGGCGTCTGCGAGAAGGCCTTCAAGAGAGCTTGGGAGCTCTTCAGCCATGAGGTGGTGCACAATGAGGAGCGTCCTTTCCGCTGTGACCTCTGCCAGGCATCCTTCAAGCGCCACTCGGACTTCAAAAGCCACCGCTTGGTCCACACCGAGGAGAGACCTTTCCGTTGCGAGCTGTGCGGCAAACGCTTTAAGAGGTCCTCCAACCTCCAAGAGCATCGACGTATCCATAGTGGAGAACGTCCTTTCCGTTGTCCTCGCTGCGCCAAGAGTTTCAAGACGCCGTACGAGCTGCAGCGCCACGCGCTCACCCACTGCTCTGAGAAGCCCTTCAAATGCGCCGACTGTGGCAAGGACTTCCCCACCTCCAACGCTCTCCTGCTCCACCAACGTCAACATTGCGATGACAAACCCCACGTCTGTGGGGTCTGTGGCAAGAAGTTCACCTACGGCCACAGCCTGAAGGTCCACGAGCGTGTCCACACAGGTGACCGCCCCTTCGTCTGCCCGCTCTGTGGCAAAGGCTTCAAGCAGTCCAACGCGCTCTCCTCACATGAACGTGTCCACACGGGTGAGCGTCCGTTCGTCTGCAAGACCTGCGGGAAGGCCTTCAAGCAATCATCCTACCTGGTCATCCACGAGCGGGCGCACACGGGTGAGCGACCCTACAAGTGCGAGGCGTGCGGGAAGGCTTTTGCCCGCCCTTCTTTGCTTCTCCAACATCACCGCGTCCACAGCCAGGAACGTCCCTACAAGTGCAGCTTCTGCCACAAGTTCTTCAAGGACTTGGCCTACCTGGCTGTGCACGAGAAGGTCCACACGGGTGAAACCCCCTACAAGTGCAGCGTCTGCGAGAAGGGCTTCGCCCACCCTTCCAATCTTCTGCAACACCAACGCGTGCACCGCGATGGGTGA